A stretch of the Saccharolobus caldissimus genome encodes the following:
- a CDS encoding DHH family phosphoesterase — translation MEYYAIVHNDFDGTASAAVYARAVGSLPKTVFFTEPNKLHTLLRSLELRGVYNIMIADLGINANTFNDIVKELRRLINQGAKIEWFDHHVWKDEWKEELKKIGVNLYHDTSTCGAGVIYKYRNPNDNFSRKLASADCSVDIWLHDDPMGEKLRRIVENNKDYSWKNELIKTFFNGILWNDAFDKILEETMSKELEGYKKVMKSYRLLEINGYKVVIAVRWKGPPDISYASQFLMTRTGASVFVSANGKSISFRSREIDVRQFAVRLGGGGHPLAAGAQLKVPLLYRFLNKIGIKSPMLNWVAKVVQNVITDVGFIKYQDKKSISFY, via the coding sequence TTGGAGTATTATGCTATAGTACATAATGACTTTGACGGTACAGCTTCTGCTGCGGTTTACGCTAGGGCAGTAGGCTCATTACCTAAAACTGTTTTTTTCACAGAGCCAAATAAACTTCATACATTATTAAGATCATTAGAGCTTAGGGGAGTATATAATATTATGATAGCGGATTTAGGTATAAATGCTAATACTTTTAACGATATCGTTAAAGAATTAAGAAGGCTTATAAATCAAGGGGCTAAGATAGAGTGGTTTGATCATCACGTATGGAAAGACGAGTGGAAAGAGGAGTTAAAGAAAATAGGAGTGAATTTGTATCACGATACTTCAACATGTGGAGCAGGGGTTATATATAAATACAGGAATCCTAACGATAATTTTTCGAGAAAATTGGCCTCAGCAGACTGTTCAGTTGACATCTGGCTTCATGATGACCCAATGGGCGAAAAATTGCGTAGAATTGTTGAAAATAATAAAGATTACTCTTGGAAAAATGAATTAATAAAGACCTTTTTTAATGGAATATTATGGAATGATGCTTTCGATAAAATACTAGAAGAAACCATGTCTAAAGAGCTAGAAGGTTATAAGAAAGTTATGAAGAGCTATAGATTGTTAGAAATTAACGGTTATAAGGTAGTTATAGCAGTGAGATGGAAAGGACCCCCTGATATAAGTTATGCTTCTCAGTTTTTGATGACGAGAACTGGGGCATCTGTATTTGTTTCAGCGAATGGTAAAAGTATATCGTTTAGAAGTAGAGAAATAGATGTTAGGCAATTTGCAGTTAGGTTAGGTGGAGGAGGACATCCGTTAGCGGCTGGTGCTCAATTAAAGGTTCCGTTACTATACAGATTTTTAAATAAAATTGGTATAAAATCGCCTATGCTGAATTGGGTAGCTAAGGTTGTACAAAACGTTATAACCGATGTAGGATTTATTAAATATCAGGATAAGAAGAGTATATCGTTTTACTAA
- a CDS encoding DUF763 domain-containing protein: MEVEGIADLPLHTGHVPPWLVPIMKRLSKAIIEIMLIEWGPSKVIERFSNPLWFQAFNNAIGMDWDSSGSTTVTLGILKEVVDPKAHGFAVLGGKGKNALKVQDEIEILPYDVDKNRLKRISKIVAKVDTTLIQDGHQLYHHSLMVTEDGKWSIIQQGMNLETKFARRYHWKETENFVVEPHSAIAGVKNNVAVNVIERDKDKTRKLLLDLLREDPRKIISMYKQAEAMLKGQLTLDMWIKGGSITIISKEARLVYMKPVEINRIQEILRKMYEIQPVTFEDALVNGLGPSTARALYLISDLIYNEPPSYKDPVNYPYDPFKYAFAIGGKDGVPYPVNRKVAWEVIYTLEDFISRAKLEEKDKEFSLKKLKGLIRDGDK, encoded by the coding sequence GTGGAAGTAGAAGGAATTGCTGATTTACCGTTACATACTGGACACGTTCCTCCATGGCTAGTCCCTATTATGAAGAGATTGTCTAAAGCTATAATAGAGATAATGTTAATTGAATGGGGTCCATCAAAAGTTATTGAGAGATTTTCAAATCCCTTATGGTTTCAAGCGTTTAACAATGCTATAGGTATGGATTGGGATTCCTCGGGCTCAACTACTGTTACTTTAGGAATCTTAAAGGAAGTTGTAGACCCAAAGGCTCATGGATTTGCAGTTCTAGGAGGTAAGGGTAAAAACGCGTTAAAAGTTCAAGATGAGATAGAAATTTTACCATATGATGTAGATAAAAACAGACTGAAAAGAATAAGTAAAATTGTAGCTAAAGTCGATACTACCTTAATTCAAGACGGTCATCAGTTATATCATCATTCCCTAATGGTAACAGAAGACGGGAAATGGAGTATAATTCAGCAAGGGATGAACCTTGAAACTAAGTTTGCTAGACGATATCATTGGAAAGAGACTGAAAACTTCGTAGTTGAACCCCACTCTGCAATTGCTGGAGTTAAAAATAATGTAGCTGTTAATGTTATAGAAAGGGATAAGGATAAGACTAGGAAATTATTACTTGATTTGCTAAGAGAAGATCCTAGAAAGATAATAAGCATGTATAAGCAAGCTGAAGCGATGTTAAAGGGTCAATTAACATTAGATATGTGGATTAAGGGAGGATCTATTACGATTATATCTAAAGAGGCGAGATTAGTATACATGAAGCCCGTAGAAATTAACAGAATACAAGAGATTCTAAGGAAAATGTATGAAATACAACCAGTTACATTTGAGGATGCCTTAGTAAACGGTTTAGGTCCGTCGACAGCTAGGGCGTTATATTTAATTTCAGATCTGATATATAATGAACCTCCATCGTATAAAGATCCCGTTAATTACCCATATGATCCTTTTAAATACGCTTTTGCAATAGGTGGAAAGGACGGAGTTCCGTATCCCGTTAATAGAAAAGTTGCATGGGAAGTTATCTATACCTTAGAAGATTTTATAAGCAGAGCTAAATTAGAAGAAAAAGATAAGGAGTTCTCTTTGAAGAAATTAAAGGGGTTAATTAGAGATGGAGATAAATAA
- a CDS encoding KaiC domain-containing protein, producing MVSRLSTGIPDFDKLIEGGIPQGFFVALTGEPGTGKTIFSLHFISEGLKEGDPCIYVTTEESRESIIRQAKQFNWDFDEYIEKKLIIIDALMREKEDEWSLLNLTPEELVNKVIEAKQKLGYGKARLVIDSVSALFLDKPAMARKISYYLKRVLNKWNFTIYATSQYAITTSQAFGFGVEHVADGIIRFRRAIRNGELHRYIIIEKMRQTDHDKHVWEIDIVKGKGIVLKGRLEERKEDYALPEKVKKKIIESSRKAEEEL from the coding sequence ATGGTGAGTAGATTATCAACTGGTATACCAGATTTCGACAAGCTTATTGAAGGTGGAATTCCGCAAGGTTTTTTTGTAGCACTTACTGGAGAACCTGGAACTGGGAAAACAATATTCTCATTACACTTCATATCTGAGGGATTAAAGGAAGGTGATCCGTGTATTTACGTAACCACTGAGGAAAGTAGAGAATCAATTATAAGACAAGCTAAGCAATTTAATTGGGATTTTGATGAATACATTGAAAAGAAATTAATAATAATAGATGCGTTGATGAGAGAGAAAGAAGACGAATGGTCACTGCTAAATCTAACTCCAGAAGAGTTAGTAAATAAGGTAATTGAGGCAAAACAAAAATTAGGCTACGGTAAAGCTAGGCTTGTAATAGATTCCGTTAGCGCTTTATTCTTAGATAAACCAGCTATGGCTAGAAAGATAAGTTATTATCTGAAAAGAGTATTAAATAAATGGAATTTCACGATTTATGCTACTTCACAATACGCTATAACTACGTCCCAAGCTTTTGGCTTCGGTGTAGAACACGTAGCTGATGGGATAATTAGATTCAGAAGGGCTATAAGAAATGGAGAATTGCATAGATACATTATTATTGAAAAAATGCGTCAAACTGATCATGACAAACATGTATGGGAAATAGATATTGTTAAAGGAAAAGGAATAGTACTTAAGGGTCGATTAGAGGAAAGAAAAGAAGATTATGCTCTTCCTGAGAAAGTTAAGAAAAAGATTATAGAAAGTTCTAGGAAAGCTGAGGAAGAATTATGA
- a CDS encoding metallophosphoesterase family protein has translation MLIISTSDIHSPRYLNDFFLALRDIGEIKADIAILAGDLVERGNYQHFSPVYEALKNRAMYIVSTFGNEDFPENRVFYREKYSSVIWLDDEKVELEINNKKVTIVGSEGILEKPTIWQLNHGITQDFYMKRFEKIAEMLCNSNSDIKILVTHYASSFQTVFGEKKSAYPFLGYRVIEELSIKNEKGKKCLPNIAIHGHAHYAKRTFYIVNNVRVYNVALPANKKIITIQTL, from the coding sequence GTGCTTATAATCTCAACTTCTGACATACATTCTCCTAGATATTTAAATGACTTCTTTTTAGCCTTAAGGGACATAGGGGAAATTAAGGCTGATATAGCAATTTTAGCCGGAGACCTAGTGGAAAGGGGAAATTATCAACATTTCAGTCCAGTTTACGAAGCATTAAAGAATAGAGCAATGTACATAGTCTCTACCTTCGGCAATGAGGACTTCCCAGAAAATAGAGTTTTCTATAGGGAAAAATACAGCAGTGTAATATGGCTTGACGACGAAAAAGTAGAACTAGAAATAAATAATAAGAAGGTAACAATAGTAGGGAGTGAGGGTATACTTGAAAAACCTACAATTTGGCAATTAAATCATGGTATAACACAAGATTTCTATATGAAAAGATTTGAGAAAATTGCAGAGATGCTTTGTAATTCTAATTCAGATATAAAGATTCTTGTGACACATTATGCTAGTTCATTTCAAACTGTATTTGGGGAAAAGAAAAGCGCATATCCGTTCTTAGGTTACAGAGTAATAGAAGAACTTTCCATAAAAAACGAAAAGGGGAAAAAATGCTTACCTAATATAGCTATACACGGTCATGCACACTATGCTAAGAGGACATTTTACATAGTTAACAATGTTAGAGTGTACAATGTAGCTTTACCAGCAAATAAAAAAATTATTACAATTCAAACTCTTTGA
- a CDS encoding GMP synthase subunit A encodes MKVGLIYYGGQYNHLILKNLKYLGVDTEVVIPDKPLEYMKKFDCLVFSGGPYSVASEIQKMGNSPIYIKELKVPMLGICLGHQLIAYVLGGIVKRAINPEYGLTKINIFEEDTIFRGFPSQINVWESHSDEVVEPPNGFKILASSENARVQAMVNSDNSIFGVQFHPEVKHTERGIDVFKNFITACKK; translated from the coding sequence GTGAAAGTAGGCTTAATTTATTATGGTGGGCAGTATAATCATTTAATTTTAAAGAATCTAAAATATTTAGGAGTTGATACTGAGGTTGTAATTCCAGATAAACCGTTAGAATATATGAAGAAATTCGATTGCCTCGTATTCAGTGGTGGTCCATATTCAGTTGCCTCAGAAATACAAAAAATGGGTAATTCTCCGATTTACATAAAAGAGTTGAAAGTTCCTATGTTAGGAATTTGTTTAGGTCATCAGTTAATAGCCTATGTACTAGGAGGAATAGTTAAAAGGGCAATAAATCCCGAATATGGTCTCACTAAGATAAATATATTTGAGGAAGACACTATTTTTAGAGGATTTCCATCACAGATTAACGTTTGGGAGAGCCATAGTGATGAGGTAGTGGAACCACCTAATGGGTTTAAAATATTAGCTAGTAGTGAAAACGCTAGAGTACAAGCAATGGTTAACTCTGACAATTCGATATTTGGCGTTCAATTTCATCCAGAAGTTAAGCATACTGAAAGGGGTATCGATGTTTTTAAGAACTTTATTACCGCATGTAAAAAATAA
- a CDS encoding citrate synthase/methylcitrate synthase gives MEINKGLENVYVKETSITYIDGELGRLYYRGYSIFDLAELSSFEETSYLIWYGKLPTQSQLDEFKKRLAEHRELPASIVDFLKKVRKDANPMDVLRTAVSMMGIEDNNKSESLLDKAISITAKIPTIISYYHRLRKNLDLVEPRNDLSHAENFLYMLNGNLPSEIERKVLDVALILHMDHEMNASTFACLVVASTLSDIYSAIVGGISALKGPLHGAANSEALKMFIEIGRVENVEEYILKRLENKQRIMGFGHRIYKTYDPRALILKKYAKDITRLKGLEELYKIAERVEQVGIKLLGSKGIYPNVDFYSGLVFYSLGFEPDFFPTVFTSARVVGWTAQIMEYLQDNRLIRPKAKYVGEIGKTYVPIHNRS, from the coding sequence ATGGAGATAAATAAGGGACTCGAAAACGTTTACGTAAAAGAAACTTCAATTACTTATATTGATGGAGAGTTAGGAAGATTATATTACAGGGGGTATTCTATTTTTGACTTAGCGGAATTATCTTCTTTTGAGGAAACCTCCTATTTAATTTGGTATGGCAAACTTCCTACACAGTCTCAATTGGATGAATTTAAGAAAAGGCTAGCTGAACATAGAGAATTGCCAGCCAGTATAGTTGACTTCTTGAAAAAGGTTAGAAAGGATGCAAATCCAATGGATGTTTTAAGAACTGCAGTAAGTATGATGGGAATTGAGGATAATAATAAGTCAGAAAGTCTTTTAGATAAGGCAATTAGTATCACTGCGAAAATTCCTACTATAATATCCTACTATCATAGACTTAGGAAAAATTTAGACCTAGTTGAACCCAGAAATGATCTTTCACATGCAGAGAATTTCCTTTATATGCTTAACGGTAATTTGCCCAGTGAAATTGAGAGAAAAGTTCTAGATGTAGCACTAATTTTGCATATGGATCATGAAATGAATGCCTCTACGTTTGCTTGTCTTGTTGTAGCCTCTACACTCTCAGACATTTATTCCGCTATAGTGGGTGGAATTTCTGCATTAAAAGGACCTCTTCACGGTGCTGCTAACTCAGAAGCGTTAAAGATGTTTATAGAAATTGGAAGAGTTGAAAATGTGGAAGAATATATACTTAAACGTTTAGAAAATAAGCAAAGAATAATGGGTTTTGGGCATAGGATATATAAAACCTATGATCCTAGAGCTTTAATTTTAAAGAAATATGCTAAAGATATTACAAGATTAAAGGGGTTAGAAGAGTTATATAAAATTGCGGAAAGAGTAGAGCAGGTTGGTATAAAGTTATTAGGAAGTAAGGGAATTTATCCTAACGTTGACTTTTATTCAGGATTAGTGTTTTATAGTTTAGGTTTTGAACCCGATTTCTTCCCTACAGTTTTTACATCAGCTAGGGTAGTTGGATGGACAGCTCAAATAATGGAATATCTCCAAGATAATAGGTTAATTAGACCGAAGGCTAAGTACGTAGGTGAGATTGGAAAGACTTATGTTCCAATACACAATAGGTCTTAA
- a CDS encoding dual specificity protein phosphatase family protein — MYWVRRKIIGGSPLPYTEDEIEGWKKEGVKRVLILPEDWEIEEAWGDKEYYFSVLRSRNFEYLHVPIPDGGVPNERQFITIMRWLLSKKEGNLVHCVGGLGRTGTILASYLILTEGLDADTAIDEVRRVRPGAVQTYEQLMFLLNVEGMKKNWLKNIYSNF; from the coding sequence ATGTATTGGGTTAGAAGAAAGATAATAGGTGGCTCTCCTTTACCTTACACTGAAGATGAAATAGAGGGTTGGAAAAAAGAGGGTGTTAAGAGGGTATTAATACTCCCAGAAGATTGGGAAATTGAAGAAGCCTGGGGAGATAAAGAATACTATTTTAGTGTGTTAAGAAGTAGAAATTTTGAATATCTACACGTTCCTATTCCTGATGGCGGTGTGCCTAATGAGAGGCAATTCATCACAATAATGAGATGGTTATTAAGTAAAAAGGAAGGAAATCTAGTTCATTGCGTAGGAGGTCTAGGGAGAACTGGAACAATTTTAGCCAGCTATCTAATTTTAACGGAAGGATTAGATGCAGATACTGCGATAGATGAGGTCAGAAGGGTTAGACCAGGGGCTGTCCAAACTTATGAACAGCTAATGTTCTTATTAAATGTGGAAGGGATGAAAAAGAATTGGTTGAAAAACATTTACTCGAATTTTTAG
- a CDS encoding peroxiredoxin, producing the protein MKLYQKFPDAQVLTTQGVIDFYKDIFGKGKWLFLFAHPADFTPVCTTEFVEFSKAYPEFEKLGVQLVGLSVDSIYSHIEWLKDIEERYGIRVPFPVIADPDKKLARLLDIVDEASGQTIRAVFIVSPDGVIRFMAYYPLEAGRNIQELLRMTKALIVNYKAKVVLPANWEPGKDVIVPPPTVFNEAEMRMKLPNAKSWYLLFKKYDELPQDQRV; encoded by the coding sequence ATGAAACTTTATCAAAAGTTTCCAGACGCACAAGTTTTAACTACACAAGGTGTAATTGATTTCTATAAGGACATATTCGGTAAAGGAAAGTGGCTCTTCTTATTCGCACATCCAGCGGACTTTACTCCAGTATGTACAACTGAATTTGTAGAATTTTCTAAAGCCTATCCAGAGTTCGAGAAATTAGGCGTACAATTAGTTGGGTTAAGTGTAGATAGTATTTACTCTCATATCGAGTGGCTTAAAGATATAGAGGAGAGATACGGAATTAGAGTACCATTTCCAGTAATTGCAGATCCTGATAAGAAATTAGCTAGGTTATTGGATATTGTAGATGAGGCATCAGGTCAGACGATAAGAGCAGTATTCATTGTAAGTCCAGATGGTGTAATAAGGTTCATGGCATATTATCCCTTAGAAGCTGGTAGGAATATTCAAGAACTATTAAGAATGACTAAAGCATTAATTGTTAATTATAAGGCTAAGGTTGTGTTACCTGCTAATTGGGAGCCAGGGAAAGACGTTATAGTGCCACCTCCAACTGTATTTAATGAGGCAGAAATGAGAATGAAATTGCCTAATGCGAAAAGCTGGTATTTATTGTTTAAGAAGTACGATGAATTACCTCAAGATCAAAGAGTTTGA
- a CDS encoding cysteine hydrolase family protein, producing the protein MKIEVPNIPEEKEVVVNPSNTALIIVDMQNDFVRKNGKLPVPTAEATIPSIRKLIDKARGSGALIIYTQDWHMKDDPEFKIWGEHALAGTWGAEIVDELKPEKDDFIVKKYRYDAFFETSLDYILRVKNIRNTIITGTVANICVLHTAGSAALRWYNVIMPKDGISAITEFDYYATLRQVDFLYKGKITTVDGIKFER; encoded by the coding sequence ATGAAAATTGAAGTTCCCAATATTCCAGAGGAGAAAGAGGTAGTAGTCAATCCATCTAATACTGCATTAATAATTGTGGACATGCAAAACGATTTCGTTAGGAAAAATGGAAAATTACCAGTACCTACTGCAGAGGCTACAATACCGTCTATAAGGAAACTAATAGATAAGGCTAGAGGTTCTGGTGCGTTAATAATTTACACTCAAGATTGGCATATGAAAGATGATCCAGAATTTAAGATTTGGGGAGAGCATGCTCTAGCGGGTACTTGGGGAGCTGAAATTGTAGACGAATTAAAACCAGAAAAAGATGATTTTATTGTCAAAAAGTATAGATATGATGCGTTTTTCGAGACATCATTAGATTATATTCTTAGAGTTAAAAATATTAGAAATACAATAATTACTGGAACTGTTGCTAATATATGCGTATTACATACTGCGGGCAGTGCTGCGTTAAGATGGTATAACGTAATTATGCCGAAAGATGGTATTTCAGCAATTACTGAATTCGATTATTATGCCACGCTAAGACAAGTAGACTTTTTATATAAGGGTAAGATAACTACCGTAGATGGCATAAAGTTTGAAAGGTAG
- a CDS encoding endonuclease V, producing MVEKHLLEFLEKIQLLIARNVEIIHFDINRIRRICGIDVAYKGNTGYAVGVSMDFKTEDYYYNSYIGEVNFPYIPGFLFMREAPLMIKAVEGLACDLILVDGHGISHPRKSGIATVIGVLLNFPTIGVAKSKLVGDIIEESGISYVYLNGEKVGVKFGKYFYSPGNKVDIQDCIDLGKKGYPKVLKIADMLTKKLKKE from the coding sequence TTGGTTGAAAAACATTTACTCGAATTTTTAGAGAAAATACAGTTGCTTATAGCAAGAAATGTTGAAATTATTCATTTTGATATAAATAGGATTAGAAGGATTTGCGGAATTGACGTTGCATATAAGGGAAATACGGGATATGCGGTAGGTGTAAGTATGGATTTCAAAACTGAAGATTATTATTATAATTCTTATATTGGAGAGGTTAATTTTCCATATATACCTGGATTTCTATTTATGAGAGAAGCACCCCTTATGATTAAAGCTGTAGAAGGATTAGCGTGTGATTTAATCCTAGTAGATGGTCATGGAATTTCGCATCCCAGAAAAAGCGGTATTGCAACTGTTATAGGAGTACTCCTAAACTTCCCTACAATAGGTGTTGCAAAATCTAAATTAGTAGGTGATATTATAGAAGAAAGTGGAATAAGCTACGTATATTTAAATGGAGAGAAAGTTGGCGTTAAATTCGGTAAGTATTTCTATAGTCCAGGAAATAAGGTAGATATTCAAGATTGTATAGATTTAGGAAAAAAGGGATATCCTAAAGTTTTAAAAATAGCCGATATGCTTACTAAGAAGCTAAAAAAAGAATAA